The proteins below come from a single Bactrocera dorsalis isolate Fly_Bdor chromosome 5, ASM2337382v1, whole genome shotgun sequence genomic window:
- the LOC105227981 gene encoding uncharacterized protein LOC105227981 isoform X1 — MKCAVSNCTSHNGQKESCSFFNFPVNEELSKKWALFCRRKKVFNARTSYICMKHFKKEDIENGVEYEMGFAKKRILKRGVVPTIFKVEVSNPERKERLVQRENRRIVNELLKQNDAEHKSAVVPVEEANMETLETVDLTNSDVPLLDMSNAIETPTSLEPFFETYKTPFEEIEELETKLEKQQQEIEELRKVNKKQQREISIAKQELEFIKRKHSYELKLLEKQVTTAQTEKTSIEAKLVNIFSKKQLDVLKSEMNRTHWSISDVEQAKFIYTKSNKIYNYLYNRGFPLPAVRKVKAWLNMKAPAAHLKDHCYTSELLQ, encoded by the exons atgaagTGTGCGGTTTCAAATTGTACAAGTCACAACGGCCAAAAGGAATCGTGCAGTTTCTTCAATTTTCCTGTTAATGAAGAGTTATCAAAGAAATGGGCATTATTCTGTAGGcgcaaaaaagttttcaatgcgCGAACCAGTTACATATGcatgaaacattttaaaaaagaagACATCGAAAACGGTGTAGAGTATGAAATGG GTTTTGCGAAAAAGCGCATACTAAAGCGTGGCGTTGTGCCAACTATTTTCAAAGTGGAGGTAAGCAATCCTGAGCGTAAAGAAAGATTAGTGCAAAGAGAAAATAGAAGAATTGTAAACGAATTACTTAAACAGAATGATGCTGAACATAAATCTGCAG TAGTACCGGTCGAAGAAGCGAATATGGAAACTTTAGAAACCGTTGATCTAACAAACAGTGATGTTCCTTTGCTGGATATGAGTAATGCCATCGAAACACCCACATCGCTTGAGCCATTCTTCGAAACGTATAAAACACCGTTTGAGGAGATTGAAGAATTAGAAACGAAGTT AGAAAAACAGCAACAAGAAATTGAAGAGTTAcgcaaagtaaataaaaaacaacagaGGGAAATTTCAATAGCAAAACAGGAATTGGAATTTATAAAACGCAAGCATAGCTATGAactaaaattattggaaaaacaAGTAACAACGGCACAAACTGAGAAGACAAGTATAGAGGCGaaattagtaaatatattttcaaaaaaacagtTAGATGTCTTAAAGTCGGAAATGAACAGAACACATTGGTCTATAAGCGATGTGGAACAAGCTAAGTTTATATAtaccaaaagcaacaaaatcTATAACTACTTATATAATCGAGGATTTCCCTTACCCGCGGTGCGCAAAGTTAAAGCATGGTTGAATATGAAAGCACCAGCAGCGCATTTGAAGGATCACTGTTATACTTCAGAATTGTTGCAATAA
- the LOC105227981 gene encoding THAP domain-containing protein 3 isoform X2 produces MKCAVSNCTSHNGQKESCSFFNFPVNEELSKKWALFCRRKKVFNARTSYICMKHFKKEDIENGVEYEMGFAKKRILKRGVVPTIFKVEVSNPERKERLVQRENRRIVNELLKQNDAEHKSAVPVEEANMETLETVDLTNSDVPLLDMSNAIETPTSLEPFFETYKTPFEEIEELETKLEKQQQEIEELRKVNKKQQREISIAKQELEFIKRKHSYELKLLEKQVTTAQTEKTSIEAKLVNIFSKKQLDVLKSEMNRTHWSISDVEQAKFIYTKSNKIYNYLYNRGFPLPAVRKVKAWLNMKAPAAHLKDHCYTSELLQ; encoded by the exons atgaagTGTGCGGTTTCAAATTGTACAAGTCACAACGGCCAAAAGGAATCGTGCAGTTTCTTCAATTTTCCTGTTAATGAAGAGTTATCAAAGAAATGGGCATTATTCTGTAGGcgcaaaaaagttttcaatgcgCGAACCAGTTACATATGcatgaaacattttaaaaaagaagACATCGAAAACGGTGTAGAGTATGAAATGG GTTTTGCGAAAAAGCGCATACTAAAGCGTGGCGTTGTGCCAACTATTTTCAAAGTGGAGGTAAGCAATCCTGAGCGTAAAGAAAGATTAGTGCAAAGAGAAAATAGAAGAATTGTAAACGAATTACTTAAACAGAATGATGCTGAACATAAATCTGCAG TACCGGTCGAAGAAGCGAATATGGAAACTTTAGAAACCGTTGATCTAACAAACAGTGATGTTCCTTTGCTGGATATGAGTAATGCCATCGAAACACCCACATCGCTTGAGCCATTCTTCGAAACGTATAAAACACCGTTTGAGGAGATTGAAGAATTAGAAACGAAGTT AGAAAAACAGCAACAAGAAATTGAAGAGTTAcgcaaagtaaataaaaaacaacagaGGGAAATTTCAATAGCAAAACAGGAATTGGAATTTATAAAACGCAAGCATAGCTATGAactaaaattattggaaaaacaAGTAACAACGGCACAAACTGAGAAGACAAGTATAGAGGCGaaattagtaaatatattttcaaaaaaacagtTAGATGTCTTAAAGTCGGAAATGAACAGAACACATTGGTCTATAAGCGATGTGGAACAAGCTAAGTTTATATAtaccaaaagcaacaaaatcTATAACTACTTATATAATCGAGGATTTCCCTTACCCGCGGTGCGCAAAGTTAAAGCATGGTTGAATATGAAAGCACCAGCAGCGCATTTGAAGGATCACTGTTATACTTCAGAATTGTTGCAATAA
- the LOC105227982 gene encoding inositol monophosphatase 1 has product MGDCSVDLDKCFEVVSQLVDKAGALVAKRNETRQEFEEKANDIDLVTATDKEVEQLLINGLLDVFPDHKFIGEEESAAGGAPNKLTDAPTWIIDPVDGTMNFVHSFPHSCISIGLKVNKVTEIGIVFNPMLGQRFSARRGQGAYLNGRRIHVSGQKELGKSLVTTEFGTSRDTEKLKVVFENFQNIVPKVHGFRMLGAAALNLCMVALGAADINFEFGVHAWDVCAGELLVLEAGGVVIDTTGGKFDIMSRRILAASSEELAQEFAKHLTQFSPQPRDD; this is encoded by the exons atggGTGATTGCAGTGTGGATTTAGATAAATGCTTTGAAGTTGTCTCACAATTGGTGGACAAAGCTGGTGCG TTGGTGGCAAAACGTAATGAAACACGACAAGAGTTCGAAGAGAAGGCGAACGATATTGATTTGGTCACTGCCACTGATAAAGAGGTGGAACAGCTGTTGATAAATGGTTTGCTAGATGTCTTTCCCGACCACAA ATTTATTGGGGAGGAGGAGAGCGCTGCTGGCGGCGCACCAAACAAGCTCACAGATGCGCCCACCTGGATTATTGATCCAGTTGATGGCACCATGAATTTCGTGCACTCCTTTCCGCACTCATGCATTTCAATTGGTCTGAAGGTGAATAAAGTCACGGAAATTGGTATTGTTTTCAATCCAATGCTGGGCCAACGTTTCAGTGCGCGTCGTGGACAGGGCGCCTATCTAAATGGACGTCGTATACACGTGAGTGGCCAAAAGGAGTTGGGAAAATCTTTAGTTACAACCGAATTTGGCACATCACGTGATACGGAAAAGCTGAAAGTCGTTTTCGAAAACTTCCAGAATATAGTGCCAAAGGTGCACGG CTTTCGCATGTTGGGCGCTGCCGCCCTCAATCTCTGCATGGTTGCGCTCGGCGCGGCTGATATCAATTTCGAATTTGGCGTACACGCTTGGGACGTATGTGCTGGCGAACTGTTGGTGCTGGAAGCAGGTGGCGTTGTTATTGATACCACAGGCGGCAAATTCGATATTATGTCAAGGCGTATTTTGGCTGCATCCAGTGAAGAATTGGCACAAGAATTTGCCAAGCACTTGACACAATTCAGTCCACAACCACGAGATGACTAA